Sequence from the Coleofasciculaceae cyanobacterium genome:
AACAAGCTTTTGTTATCTCTGGCAAACTGACCAACGCCCTTAAAACCCTCAGTCAGCGGGAAAATTGTACTCTATTTATGATTTTGTTAGCAGCGTTTAAAGTGCTGTTATCCCGCTACACTGCCACTGAAGATATAGTAGTTGGTTCGCCCATAGCTAATCGCAATCGCACAGATATAGAAGATTTAATCGGCTTTTTGGTTAATACTTTGGTATTGCGGACTAATTTGGCAGAAAATCCCACTTTTGTCGAGTTACTAGCCAGAGTGAAAGATTGCACTCTATCAGCTTACGCTAATCAAGATGTACCCTTCGATCTAGTGTTAGACGCAATTAAAAGCGATCGCCATCTCAGTCATACACCTGTATTCCAAGTAATGTTTGTACTGCAAAATGCCCCACAGTCGAACATTGAACTACCAGCCTTAACCTGGGAATCTTTAGAGATAGAAGCTAAAACTACTAAGTTCGATCTCACCCTGTTAATTGAAGAAACGGAAACACAATTAAAGGCTTGTTGGGAATACAACACCGATTTATTTAATCCCGATACGATCTCCCGTATGAGTGTGCATTTTCAAACTTTGTTGACGGGTATTGTGACTAATCCACAACAGCCGATAGCTCAATTGCCTTTATTAACAGCAAAGGAACAACAATTATTAGTAGAGTGGAATGCTACTCAGGCTGAGTATTCGCTGGATAAATCTATCGATCGACTATTTGCCGAACAAGTAGCCAAGACTCCCGATGCTGTAGCTGTAGTATTTGAAGATTTTCAGTTGACTTATAGAGAATTAAACCGCAAATCTAATCAATTAGCTGATTATTTACAAGAAAATGGCGTCAAACCAGATATCTTGGTCGGAATTTGTCTGAATCGCTCTCTAGAAATGGTTATCTCTTTGTTAGCCGTTCTCAAAGCAGGTGGTGCTTATGTACCTCTCGATCCTAATTATCCTCCAGAACGTTTGCGGTTGATGATCGAAGATGCCAATTTATCAGTTCTCTTAACTCAAACAAAGTTACTCGATTTAGTTTCTAATTCTCCAGCAAATACTATTTGTCTCGATACACAATGGCAACATATTGCGCAAAATTCCCCTGTTAATCCAGTTAACATCGCTACCGGTGATAGTTTAGCCTACGTAATTTATACATCGGGTTCGACTGGAACACCCAAAGGTGTAATGATTCCCCATCGCGCCCTTTGCAACCATATGTTGTGGATGCAAACAGAATTATCATTCACTTCGGGCGATCGCTTTTTACAAAAAACTCCTTTTAGTTTTGATGCTTCGGTATGGGAATTTTACGCACCTTTGTTAGTAGGCGGAACATTAATTTTAGCCAAACCAGACGGACATCAAGATCCTGATTATTTAACCGAGTTAATTATTCAAGAAAATATTACTATCCTTCAATTAGTTCCCTCTCTGCTGCGAGTGTTGTTAGAAGAAAATAGGGGCAATAGACATATTGCCTTCAATAACTGTCAATCTTTACGAAAAGTATTTTGTGGTGGTGAAATTTTACCTTGGGAACTACAACAACGTTTTTATAATCAATTAAAGCACTGCCAACTATACAATCTCTATGGCCCTACCGAAGCCACAATAGATACTACATATTGGTTATGTCCCCAACAAGAACAACCAATTAATTCTATTGGTAAACCGATTAGTAATGTTCAAGTATATATTTTAGATGCTAATTTACAACCACTTCCCATTGGCATACCAGGAGAAATCTATATAGGTGGTGCAGGTTTAGCCCAAGGGTATCTCAATCGTCCAGAATTAACTCAAGAAAAGTTTATTCCAAATCCTTTTTATCCCTCTACAGCCCCTCACTCTCCTCAACTCTACAAAACAGGAGACAAAGCCCGCTATCTCCCCGACGGCAAGATTGAATTTTTAGGACGTATTGATAACCAGGTAAAACTGCGGGGTTTTCGGCTGGAATTAGGGGAAATCGAAACCAAACTCGAAGAACATCGCCAAATCAAAGAAGCTGTAGTCGAAGTTCGAGAATATGAAACTAATACTCAGCGTTTGGTTGCTTATTTAGTTAGTCGAGAACAACCTCCCGCAACTAGCGAACTGCGTAGTTATTTACAAGGAAGACTACCACAATACATGATTCCTGGGATTTTTGTCTTTTTAGATTCTTTCCCACTAACACCTAACGGCAAAATAGATCGCCGTGCTTTACCAATACCAGAGATAAAAATCGATCGCCAGTTCACAGTAACTCCCAGCAATCAAATTGAATCTACTCTAGTCAATATTTGGACTGAAGTTTTACAAGTAGATAACATCGGCATCGACGATAACTTTTTTGAATTGGGTGGGGATTCTATTCTAAGTTTACAAGTCATTGCCAAAGCTAGAGATGCAGGTATACAATTAACTCCCAAACAGATTTTTCAAGCCCAAACTATTGCCTATTTAGCGACAGTCGCTAATACAACCACAACGCAGATAGCAGAACAAGGCTTTGTAACGGGTACTTTTCCCCTCACTCCCATTCAACAGAGATTTTTTGCCCAAAATTTCATTAATCACCATTGGAATCAATCAGTAATTTTAAAAGTACGCAATTGTCAGCCAACGTTGTTAGAAAAAGCTGTACAACATCTATGGGAACATCATGACATATTGCGATCGCGTTTTTTTCAAACCGAATCTGGTTGGTCAGGTGCGATTTCGACAGGGGTGGATAGCCATCCGCCTTTACACAGTTATCAGTTGTCACAATTATCTGAGGATCGACAAAAACAAGAAATAGAAGCGATCGCATCCGAACTACAGAGTAGTTTTAATCTAAATCAAGGGCAATTAATCAAAATAGTTTGGTTTGATTTGGGTAGACAACAATCTAGCCGATTGTTGATTATTGCTCATCATTTGATTATTGATGGGGTTTCTTGGCGCATTTTATTGGCAGATTTAGAAACTGCTTATCAACAATTAAGTCAAGGAGAACCGGTTCAGCTACCAGCTAAGACTACTTCTTATAAGTATTGGACCAAACAACTGCAAAAATATGCTCAATCTGAATCAGTAAAGGAAGAATTAGATTATTGGTTGAATTTATTTGAGAAAACGGCGAATCGAGATAAATCTCAGGTTTTACCTGTAGACTTTCTTGGGGGCGATAATACAGTTGCTTTGGCTACTACAGTATCTGTAACCCTTACAGCAGAGGAAACACAAGCCCTATTATCGGAAGTACCATCAGCATATCAAACTCAAATTAATGATGTTTTACTTACTGCTTTAGTGCAGG
This genomic interval carries:
- a CDS encoding amino acid adenylation domain-containing protein, whose product is MDKIDLKNDFSAEKLELLALLLEEEGIEASTTETIPPRKTNDNLPLSYAQQRLWFLQQLEPDNPFYNIPSALRLRGSLNVSILESCFNQIIQRHESLRTKFSSIDGQPVQIIEPELNLTLPIIDLSNLSVKEKEVEAQKLIDKEAQTPFNLAIPPLLRSCLLRLEDAEYILIFTMHHIVSDGWSTDILVSEIITLYKNLTCDRGAYLKGYRSSVLPQLPIQYADYAIWQRQWLKKEVLTKQLDFWQQQLADIPSVLPLPLDKPRPHIQSYRGTKQAFVISGKLTNALKTLSQRENCTLFMILLAAFKVLLSRYTATEDIVVGSPIANRNRTDIEDLIGFLVNTLVLRTNLAENPTFVELLARVKDCTLSAYANQDVPFDLVLDAIKSDRHLSHTPVFQVMFVLQNAPQSNIELPALTWESLEIEAKTTKFDLTLLIEETETQLKACWEYNTDLFNPDTISRMSVHFQTLLTGIVTNPQQPIAQLPLLTAKEQQLLVEWNATQAEYSLDKSIDRLFAEQVAKTPDAVAVVFEDFQLTYRELNRKSNQLADYLQENGVKPDILVGICLNRSLEMVISLLAVLKAGGAYVPLDPNYPPERLRLMIEDANLSVLLTQTKLLDLVSNSPANTICLDTQWQHIAQNSPVNPVNIATGDSLAYVIYTSGSTGTPKGVMIPHRALCNHMLWMQTELSFTSGDRFLQKTPFSFDASVWEFYAPLLVGGTLILAKPDGHQDPDYLTELIIQENITILQLVPSLLRVLLEENRGNRHIAFNNCQSLRKVFCGGEILPWELQQRFYNQLKHCQLYNLYGPTEATIDTTYWLCPQQEQPINSIGKPISNVQVYILDANLQPLPIGIPGEIYIGGAGLAQGYLNRPELTQEKFIPNPFYPSTAPHSPQLYKTGDKARYLPDGKIEFLGRIDNQVKLRGFRLELGEIETKLEEHRQIKEAVVEVREYETNTQRLVAYLVSREQPPATSELRSYLQGRLPQYMIPGIFVFLDSFPLTPNGKIDRRALPIPEIKIDRQFTVTPSNQIESTLVNIWTEVLQVDNIGIDDNFFELGGDSILSLQVIAKARDAGIQLTPKQIFQAQTIAYLATVANTTTTQIAEQGFVTGTFPLTPIQQRFFAQNFINHHWNQSVILKVRNCQPTLLEKAVQHLWEHHDILRSRFFQTESGWSGAISTGVDSHPPLHSYQLSQLSEDRQKQEIEAIASELQSSFNLNQGQLIKIVWFDLGRQQSSRLLIIAHHLIIDGVSWRILLADLETAYQQLSQGEPVQLPAKTTSYKYWTKQLQKYAQSESVKEELDYWLNLFEKTANRDKSQVLPVDFLGGDNTVALATTVSVTLTAEETQALLSEVPSAYQTQINDVLLTALVQAFQEWTDINSLLIELEGHGREDISANVDLSGTVGWFTTIFPVLLDLGNNSHPGETLKTIKEQLRSIPYRGINYGVLRYLSHDASIKEKLEKLPQAEVRFNYLGQLDQITNKSPFFQPASESTGNNQSLRGHRDCSLEINSAIANGQLFLDWTYSQALYRETTIQRLAENSLNKLRSLIYHCQSPDSGGYTPSDFPQMQFDSAELDLLLAELDN